The following proteins are co-located in the Acinetobacter sp. NCu2D-2 genome:
- a CDS encoding IS30 family transposase: MKKYTQLSQDERYEIYATLKSKSSIATLARELGRSRSTIYREIKRNTGQRGYRAQQAAKFASQRRYRPSSSMTAFAFAYIDYLIGLDWSPEQISGALTQRGWLDVPSHEWIYQYIYQDKSQGGKLHLHLRHQKKYRKRGYKNTDRRGQIIDKTSIHCRDQVIDQRQRLGDFEGDTVIGKHHKGALLTLVDRKSLYVHIVHLGPTRASSQTITCALDRLQMSHAYSVTFDNGKEFSEHKRITNAGIETYFADPYKSIQRARNENTNGLIRQYLPKSSSFDDVSNEQIEQIEFALNHRPRKTLGWYTPSEVMAGFYTVALAV; encoded by the coding sequence ATGAAGAAATACACCCAACTTTCTCAAGATGAAAGATACGAAATTTATGCTACTTTGAAAAGTAAAAGTTCAATCGCTACCCTTGCTCGGGAGTTAGGACGTTCACGATCAACCATCTACCGTGAAATAAAAAGAAATACTGGGCAACGTGGATATAGAGCTCAACAGGCAGCTAAATTTGCAAGTCAAAGACGGTACCGTCCTTCATCATCAATGACAGCATTTGCCTTCGCTTATATTGATTATTTGATTGGTTTGGACTGGTCACCAGAACAAATTTCAGGTGCTTTAACACAACGCGGTTGGCTGGATGTACCTTCACATGAGTGGATTTACCAGTACATTTATCAAGATAAATCACAAGGAGGTAAACTCCATCTACACTTAAGGCATCAGAAGAAATATCGAAAACGCGGTTACAAAAACACGGATCGTAGGGGGCAAATCATTGATAAAACAAGTATTCACTGCAGAGACCAGGTCATTGATCAACGACAACGTTTAGGAGATTTCGAAGGTGACACGGTGATTGGTAAACATCATAAAGGTGCTTTATTGACACTCGTTGATCGAAAGAGCCTGTATGTACATATTGTTCATTTAGGGCCAACGAGAGCATCCTCTCAAACGATTACTTGTGCATTAGATCGTTTACAAATGAGCCATGCTTATAGTGTGACATTTGATAATGGCAAAGAATTTTCCGAACACAAAAGAATTACTAATGCTGGGATAGAGACGTATTTTGCTGATCCTTACAAGTCTATTCAGCGAGCTAGAAATGAAAATACGAATGGTTTAATCCGTCAATATCTGCCAAAATCATCATCGTTTGATGATGTGTCAAACGAACAAATAGAGCAGATAGAATTTGCACTCAACCATCGTCCTAGAAAAACACTAGGTTGGTATACACCGAGTGAAGTTATGGCTGGTTTTTATACTGTTGCACTTGCCGTTTGA
- a CDS encoding IS4 family transposase, with translation MNLSQNLDLTLKQTLPSLSQFSELIDLNWIEDCLNQTGKASIRKRKLPAEHVVWLVIGLALFRNQPIWYVVQQLQLVFGTAEYCVPSASVQARQRLGLEPMSALFSTLSQAWFKDSQQQYSNFHGLCVCAVDGVVWSMPHTEENFKHFGSSKGKTAATPYPQVRATCLVNTNTHEMIDAQIGSMDQGELTLASQLKAPVRSITLFDRAYFSADFLVSWQSQAEESHWLMRAKDNLRYEVIHHNAAHDFQIKMPVSARAKKINPSLGDYWEARLIEVEYAGKIRRYITSLTDSEVYPFKDLAMLYIQRWEIEMCYREIKSDLQDARILRSKQPDLVYQELWGVFIAYNILRRQMRFIAEHAKVSPLRISFHIASMSIINILRHTPLESAGNLPKHLAQLFEQSKIFVLPEKRQRQCPRVVKIKAQKYPRKCQSIS, from the coding sequence ATGAATTTATCTCAGAATTTAGATTTAACATTAAAACAAACCCTACCTTCACTTTCACAATTCAGTGAATTGATTGATTTAAACTGGATTGAAGATTGCTTAAACCAAACAGGTAAAGCATCAATTCGAAAAAGAAAACTGCCTGCTGAACATGTTGTTTGGCTGGTAATCGGACTTGCTCTATTTCGAAATCAACCGATTTGGTATGTGGTTCAACAATTGCAACTTGTTTTCGGTACGGCAGAATACTGTGTACCGAGTGCATCCGTACAAGCAAGACAGCGCTTAGGCTTAGAGCCCATGAGTGCTTTATTTTCGACATTAAGTCAGGCATGGTTTAAAGACTCACAACAACAATATAGCAACTTTCACGGTCTATGCGTTTGTGCTGTAGATGGTGTGGTTTGGTCTATGCCTCATACAGAAGAAAACTTTAAGCACTTTGGTTCATCCAAAGGCAAAACAGCAGCTACCCCTTACCCACAAGTCAGAGCGACTTGCCTGGTGAATACCAATACACATGAAATGATTGATGCCCAAATTGGCAGTATGGATCAAGGTGAATTAACCTTAGCCAGTCAATTAAAAGCACCAGTTCGCAGTATTACCCTATTTGATCGTGCTTACTTCTCTGCTGATTTTTTAGTGAGTTGGCAATCTCAGGCAGAAGAGAGTCATTGGTTGATGCGAGCAAAGGACAACCTGCGTTATGAAGTGATTCATCATAATGCGGCCCATGACTTTCAGATCAAAATGCCTGTTTCAGCAAGAGCAAAAAAGATAAATCCGTCATTGGGTGACTATTGGGAAGCACGTTTAATTGAAGTTGAATATGCAGGAAAAATAAGACGTTACATTACATCATTAACAGATTCTGAAGTTTATCCATTCAAAGACCTTGCAATGCTTTATATCCAGCGTTGGGAAATAGAAATGTGTTATCGGGAAATTAAAAGTGATTTACAGGATGCAAGAATTTTAAGAAGCAAACAACCTGATTTGGTCTATCAAGAATTGTGGGGGGTATTTATTGCTTATAATATCTTAAGAAGACAGATGAGGTTTATCGCTGAACATGCAAAGGTGAGTCCTTTAAGGATCAGTTTCCATATTGCATCTATGAGTATTATCAATATCTTAAGGCACACACCTTTAGAATCAGCAGGAAATCTACCCAAACATTT